From the Deltaproteobacteria bacterium genome, one window contains:
- a CDS encoding ABC transporter substrate-binding protein: protein MKNLLRSLTLLASLLIFAGSTFALDKIKFPYSPISYHSLPFLVAYEARLFEKHGLEVDPIFAGASSMIVQSMLAGEADLAGMAGPAVISNVLKGGDVIQVAALVKSFSVPLYVQPSITQIGQLSGKPVGVTRFGSVSHFTAKAILDRSNVSDAVIVQTGGYPESMTALSTNAIAGAMIPAPQSVVLREKGFRELVSIKQIRDMNIRFIEQGIVARRGYADKNADVVKRFIAAVYDGLKKIHDDKALAVKVLGKYTKISRTIMLEESYQAGIDAFAKDPRVPPEVFKDLAEQLVGLKLIDGQAAQKTPLTAYYDNRYVDELEKSGFFKRLWQ from the coding sequence ATGAAAAATTTGCTACGCTCCCTGACATTACTGGCTTCGCTGCTAATTTTCGCGGGCTCTACGTTCGCCCTCGACAAGATTAAATTTCCCTACTCACCGATTTCCTATCACAGCCTGCCTTTTCTAGTGGCCTATGAAGCGAGGCTGTTCGAGAAGCATGGCTTGGAAGTCGATCCGATATTCGCCGGAGCGTCGTCGATGATCGTGCAGTCGATGCTCGCCGGCGAAGCCGATCTCGCCGGTATGGCGGGTCCGGCGGTGATTTCCAACGTGCTCAAGGGCGGCGACGTCATCCAAGTCGCCGCGTTGGTGAAATCCTTCAGCGTGCCGCTCTACGTCCAGCCGTCGATTACCCAAATCGGGCAATTGTCCGGCAAGCCCGTCGGCGTAACCCGCTTCGGCTCGGTGTCCCATTTCACCGCGAAGGCGATCTTGGACCGGTCCAATGTTAGCGACGCCGTCATCGTGCAAACCGGCGGCTATCCGGAGTCCATGACCGCGCTCAGCACCAACGCCATCGCCGGCGCCATGATTCCGGCGCCGCAAAGCGTCGTCCTGCGCGAAAAAGGTTTTCGCGAGCTGGTGAGCATCAAACAGATCCGCGACATGAATATCCGTTTCATCGAACAAGGCATCGTCGCGCGGCGCGGCTACGCCGACAAGAACGCCGATGTGGTCAAACGTTTCATCGCCGCGGTGTACGACGGCTTGAAGAAGATTCACGACGATAAAGCCTTGGCCGTCAAGGTGCTCGGCAAGTACACTAAAATTAGCCGCACCATCATGCTCGAAGAAAGCTATCAGGCCGGCATCGACGCCTTCGCCAAAGACCCGCGCGTGCCGCCTGAGGTTTTCAAGGATCTCGCCGAGCAACTCGTCGGTCTGAAGTTGATCGATGGCCAGGCAGCGCAAAAGACTCCACTGACAGCTTATTACGACAACCGTTACGTCGACGAGTTGGAGAAAAGCGGTTTTTTCAAACGGCTCTGGCAATGA
- a CDS encoding amidohydrolase, protein MAHKYVDCDGHVMENTDEIIRLVGEPFKTTGHMNPRRVLPSLDRFHTPRLEERKPGTFDPSVGPEKWVQFLDKMGLEFSALFPTEGLAYGQVVFTPWAIAYAKAYNDWLAAKYLKYNSRLKGIALIPLQDVSAAVLELRRAVKDLGMVAAMLPSNGLNPHLSAKHFWPVYEEAAKLDCALAVHGGCYGDLGFNSYTVFPATRALGMPVPLAIAATGMIVDGVLDEFPDLRVGFLEGGTCWIPMVLDRLSREQEYGGLRIKRKPVEYFSSGKLFCSCEGNEKALAYAIERVGPEPFMFASDFPHEISLDNCLEEIDEIVVRKDLKDEHKAAILGDNARRFYKI, encoded by the coding sequence ATGGCGCACAAGTATGTCGATTGCGACGGCCACGTGATGGAGAACACCGACGAGATCATCCGGCTGGTCGGCGAGCCGTTTAAAACCACCGGTCATATGAATCCGCGGCGCGTCTTGCCGAGTCTCGACCGCTTTCACACACCGCGCTTGGAAGAGCGCAAACCGGGAACCTTCGATCCCAGCGTCGGCCCGGAGAAGTGGGTGCAGTTTCTCGACAAGATGGGTTTGGAATTTAGCGCGCTTTTCCCCACCGAAGGTCTCGCCTATGGCCAAGTGGTTTTTACCCCATGGGCGATCGCTTATGCGAAAGCGTATAACGACTGGCTCGCGGCGAAATATTTGAAATACAATTCCCGCCTCAAAGGCATCGCCTTGATTCCCCTGCAAGATGTTTCCGCCGCGGTATTAGAATTACGCCGCGCCGTCAAAGATCTCGGCATGGTTGCCGCCATGCTGCCGTCCAACGGACTCAACCCGCACTTGAGCGCCAAACATTTCTGGCCGGTTTATGAAGAAGCCGCCAAGCTCGATTGCGCCCTCGCCGTCCACGGCGGCTGTTACGGCGATCTCGGTTTCAATTCCTATACAGTCTTCCCCGCCACCCGCGCCCTCGGTATGCCGGTGCCGCTGGCCATCGCCGCCACGGGCATGATCGTCGACGGCGTGCTCGATGAATTTCCCGACCTGCGGGTCGGCTTCTTGGAAGGCGGTACCTGCTGGATACCGATGGTGCTCGACCGTCTCTCCCGAGAACAGGAATACGGCGGGCTAAGAATCAAACGCAAACCGGTGGAATATTTTTCCAGCGGCAAATTATTTTGCAGCTGCGAAGGTAACGAGAAAGCGCTAGCCTACGCCATCGAGCGCGTCGGCCCCGAGCCTTTCATGTTCGCCTCGGATTTTCCCCACGAGATTTCGCTGGACAACTGCTTGGAAGAAATCGACGAGATCGTCGTGCGCAAAGATTTGAAGGACGAACACAAAGCGGCGATCCTGGGCGACAACGCTCGGCGCTTTTACAAAATCTGA